One window from the genome of Cyclobacterium amurskyense encodes:
- the argB gene encoding acetylglutamate kinase, with translation MEYRKILIKYGGNAMISEDLKVGIAKKLKVLQDHGIQVVLVHGGGPFINNSLADAGIKSEFFDGHRHTSLEAMSCIEKTLKGEVNSSLVNLLNKQGLKAVGLSGKDGKLAIAQKRWHIRSDENGEKHKVDLGQVGDIVNVNPLLIETLLENDFCPVITCIASDEEGNDYNINGDVFAGKIAAAISADTYIVLTDVDGLYKEYPDPASIIREIDTATIPKYYGGVISGGMIPKIESCVSAVESGVKEAVILNGTRPEQITDFIINQIKIGTTIKL, from the coding sequence ATGGAATATCGTAAAATTCTCATCAAATATGGTGGGAATGCAATGATCAGTGAAGACCTTAAAGTAGGAATTGCAAAAAAGTTAAAAGTTTTGCAAGACCATGGCATTCAGGTAGTACTGGTGCATGGTGGAGGACCTTTTATCAATAACTCCCTGGCTGATGCAGGAATAAAATCTGAATTTTTTGATGGGCACAGACATACCAGTTTAGAGGCAATGTCTTGCATTGAAAAAACCCTGAAAGGAGAAGTAAACAGCTCCTTGGTCAATTTATTGAATAAACAAGGGCTGAAAGCGGTTGGGCTTTCAGGTAAAGATGGTAAATTGGCTATTGCCCAAAAAAGATGGCATATAAGGTCGGATGAAAATGGTGAAAAGCATAAAGTAGATTTGGGTCAGGTTGGAGACATTGTAAATGTAAATCCACTATTGATTGAAACTTTGCTGGAAAATGACTTTTGTCCAGTAATTACCTGTATTGCTTCAGATGAAGAAGGCAATGATTACAATATAAACGGGGATGTTTTCGCTGGTAAAATTGCAGCTGCAATAAGTGCTGATACCTATATTGTATTGACTGATGTGGACGGACTCTATAAAGAATATCCAGATCCAGCTTCAATAATAAGGGAAATTGATACAGCCACTATTCCAAAGTATTATGGTGGCGTTATCTCTGGAGGAATGATTCCCAAAATAGAATCTTGCGTTTCAGCTGTTGAATCCGGAGTTAAAGAGGCAGTAATTTTAAATGGTACACGCCCGGAACAGATTACCGATTTTATCATCAATCAAATTAAAATAGGAACTACAATTAAACTTTAG
- a CDS encoding TrkH family potassium uptake protein: MIHYKAILKVMGGLMMLLGVLMFPSVAFAYYYHSGDQITLIASALICLTIGGTFFFSFANQDQNIRKREGYMIVALSWIIMSVFGMMPYLLSGTIPNYSDAIFETVSGFTTTGASILTDIERLPEGILLWRSMTQWIGGLGIIVLTVAIFPLLGIGGIELFVAESPGPTSDKVHPRIRETAKRLWLIYFGLTILLVVIYYLEGMSFFDAMNHSLTTMSTGGFSTKNNSMAYFNSPLIQYTAVFFMFLAGTNFTLIYFAFKGHFNRVWASDEFRAYFISVGLLVVGIFAAVYFLMDDSFEKSFRDVLFQVVSLVTTTGYVSADYTVYSNGLTIIFFMILFMGACAGSTSGGIKFIRHLTFVKNSTLEFKRIVHPRAVIPLKINGERVTGKVITHIMNFLLLYLMIFVLGSIVMSIAGYDLITSFGAVATSMGNVGPGIGRVGPVDNFAFFSPFAKLFLSFLMLLGRLELFTILVLFTPYFWRAN; the protein is encoded by the coding sequence ATGATCCATTATAAGGCAATTTTAAAAGTCATGGGAGGGTTAATGATGCTCCTTGGTGTTTTAATGTTTCCAAGTGTGGCTTTTGCCTACTACTACCACAGTGGAGACCAGATTACATTAATCGCTTCGGCATTGATTTGTTTAACTATAGGAGGGACATTTTTCTTTTCATTCGCCAATCAGGATCAAAACATTAGAAAAAGAGAAGGGTACATGATTGTAGCTTTAAGCTGGATAATCATGTCTGTTTTTGGAATGATGCCCTACCTTTTAAGTGGGACCATACCCAATTATTCTGATGCTATATTTGAAACTGTATCTGGGTTTACAACTACTGGTGCCTCCATTTTGACTGATATAGAGCGACTTCCAGAAGGTATATTGCTATGGAGAAGTATGACCCAATGGATAGGTGGTTTGGGAATTATCGTATTGACAGTTGCGATTTTTCCTTTATTGGGAATTGGAGGAATTGAACTTTTCGTGGCTGAATCCCCCGGACCTACCTCAGATAAGGTGCATCCCAGAATTAGGGAAACTGCTAAAAGACTTTGGTTAATTTATTTTGGACTTACCATACTTTTGGTTGTTATTTATTACTTAGAGGGCATGTCCTTTTTTGATGCCATGAATCATTCACTTACTACCATGTCCACAGGAGGTTTTTCTACCAAAAACAATAGCATGGCCTATTTTAATAGTCCATTAATCCAGTATACCGCTGTATTTTTTATGTTTTTAGCAGGAACAAACTTCACCTTGATTTATTTTGCTTTCAAAGGGCATTTCAATAGGGTTTGGGCAAGTGATGAGTTTAGGGCTTATTTTATAAGTGTAGGGCTGCTCGTTGTAGGTATCTTTGCTGCTGTTTACTTTTTGATGGATGACAGTTTTGAAAAATCTTTTAGAGATGTGTTGTTTCAGGTTGTGTCACTTGTCACTACCACGGGATATGTAAGTGCAGATTATACTGTTTATAGCAATGGGCTGACAATCATCTTCTTTATGATTCTTTTTATGGGGGCTTGTGCAGGATCTACTAGTGGTGGAATTAAGTTTATCAGGCACCTTACCTTTGTGAAGAATTCTACTTTGGAATTTAAGCGAATTGTGCATCCTAGAGCTGTTATTCCATTGAAAATAAATGGGGAACGGGTCACAGGAAAGGTAATTACCCACATTATGAATTTCTTATTGTTGTACCTGATGATCTTCGTGTTAGGATCCATTGTAATGTCGATTGCAGGTTATGACCTTATCACTTCCTTTGGTGCTGTAGCTACTTCTATGGGAAATGTAGGCCCAGGTATTGGAAGAGTTGGCCCAGTAGATAATTTTGCTTTCTTTTCGCCTTTTGCAAAACTATTCCTTAGCTTTTTAATGTTATTAGGAAGGTTAGAGTTATTTACTATATTGGTGCTCTTTACTCCATATTTCTGGAGAGCCAATTAA
- the trkA gene encoding Trk system potassium transporter TrkA — translation MAVNIVIAGAGDMGFHLAEQLYYESKNIILIDLDKDVLDNIGSRLDVLTIEGDSASIEILKKANIHNAELMLAVTTSEKTNICTAVLAKQLGAKKVIARVRNHDYLYKENKIYFENLGIDSIISPSMLCSKEISRLMKRSSFSDVIEFEGGRLSVVGITLDRYSPLINRKLSDTRTDPIFKEIRIIAIVRDQRTIIPRGDTYIRNNDHVFFISNNKSVNTVKDLVHHKEKEIHDVMIIGGDDLAYSTARELEDDYGVTLIHNDKERCKWLAERLDTALIIHGDYKNINLLIEEGLETMDGFLALTDSSETNIITSLSAKNHGVYKTIAHVDTREYIHISHSIGVDSLINKKLVAANHVSRYLKKGQVEAVSGIQGVEAEFVQYAVTKNNKLTKKNLKALHFPDTAVVAGVIRGEEVFIPDGEFQLQLHDKAIVLALPEAKPVLEKLFN, via the coding sequence ATGGCAGTAAATATCGTGATCGCTGGTGCTGGTGATATGGGTTTCCACCTAGCAGAACAGCTTTATTACGAAAGTAAGAATATCATTCTGATTGATTTGGATAAGGATGTATTGGACAATATTGGATCTAGGTTGGATGTATTGACAATTGAGGGAGATTCAGCATCAATTGAAATTTTGAAGAAGGCCAATATTCACAATGCTGAGCTTATGTTGGCGGTAACTACTTCCGAAAAAACCAATATTTGTACTGCCGTATTGGCCAAACAACTGGGGGCAAAAAAAGTAATCGCCAGAGTAAGAAACCATGATTATTTATACAAGGAGAACAAAATCTATTTTGAGAACCTAGGAATAGATTCCATTATTTCTCCTTCCATGCTTTGCAGTAAGGAAATCTCTCGCTTAATGAAACGTTCCAGCTTTTCTGATGTTATAGAGTTTGAAGGTGGAAGATTAAGTGTTGTTGGCATTACTTTGGACCGGTACTCACCATTGATTAATAGAAAGCTTTCTGACACTAGGACAGATCCAATTTTTAAAGAAATAAGGATAATTGCCATAGTAAGGGATCAGAGAACAATTATCCCTAGAGGAGATACTTATATCCGGAACAATGATCATGTGTTTTTTATCTCCAATAACAAATCTGTAAACACAGTAAAAGACCTTGTTCACCACAAGGAAAAAGAAATCCATGATGTGATGATTATCGGTGGGGATGATCTTGCCTATTCCACAGCCAGAGAATTGGAAGATGATTATGGTGTTACATTGATCCATAATGATAAGGAGCGTTGCAAGTGGCTCGCGGAAAGATTGGATACAGCATTGATAATCCATGGAGATTACAAAAATATCAACCTCTTGATAGAAGAAGGGCTTGAAACCATGGATGGTTTTTTGGCATTGACAGATAGTTCTGAAACCAATATCATTACGAGTCTAAGTGCAAAAAATCATGGCGTGTACAAAACCATTGCTCATGTGGATACTAGGGAATACATTCATATTTCACATAGTATAGGAGTGGATTCTCTGATTAATAAAAAGCTGGTAGCAGCAAATCATGTGAGCAGGTATTTGAAAAAGGGACAAGTAGAAGCAGTTTCCGGTATACAGGGAGTGGAAGCAGAATTTGTCCAATACGCTGTTACAAAAAACAATAAATTGACCAAAAAGAATTTGAAGGCACTCCATTTCCCTGATACTGCTGTAGTGGCCGGCGTGATTAGAGGTGAAGAAGTTTTTATTCCAGATGGTGAATTTCAATTGCAACTTCATGATAAAGCCATCGTTCTTGCCCTACCTGAAGCCAAACCTGTACTGGAAAAATTATTTAACTAA
- a CDS encoding aspartate aminotransferase family protein: MHISNEYLYEEDKKNYLPTFKRFPLAFIKGKGTRLWDADGKEYIDMLAGIAVNNLGHCHPKVVSAIQAQAAELIHISNFFVSPPQVALSKLLVDLTHLKHVFLTNSGAESVEGAIKVARKYASKHNKGGEIISMVNSFHGRTLATIATGQKKYQQGFAPIPAGFSQVAFNDLEALKAVINDQTAAVILEPVQGEGGIIPANEQYLQGVRKLCDDNNVLLIFDEIQTGVGRTGKMFAKDHFNVQPDIMTLAKGLGGGMPVGAFLCNEKVGNAIDYGDHGTTFGGNPLASAAALATLKAILEEGLVERSLEKGEWIMKTVRSWASIHPMIKEVRGLGMMIGIQLDRPAAPIVKALLDDGIIVNGTAESVIRLVPPLNISDEDIEKVLGKLKSLIELTEKNEKSKI, encoded by the coding sequence ATGCACATATCGAACGAGTATTTGTACGAGGAAGACAAAAAAAATTATTTACCTACCTTCAAACGCTTTCCTTTGGCATTTATAAAAGGAAAAGGCACTAGATTGTGGGATGCAGATGGAAAGGAATACATTGATATGCTCGCTGGGATTGCCGTAAATAACTTGGGACATTGCCATCCCAAGGTGGTGAGCGCCATTCAGGCCCAAGCTGCAGAGTTAATTCATATATCTAACTTCTTTGTAAGTCCTCCTCAGGTAGCGTTGAGTAAGTTACTGGTAGACTTGACTCATCTGAAGCATGTGTTTTTAACCAATAGCGGTGCGGAATCAGTAGAGGGAGCGATTAAAGTTGCTAGGAAATACGCAAGCAAGCATAACAAAGGTGGAGAGATTATTTCAATGGTAAACTCTTTTCATGGCCGTACTTTGGCTACCATCGCTACAGGACAAAAAAAATATCAACAGGGTTTTGCACCCATTCCTGCGGGCTTTTCACAAGTGGCTTTTAATGATTTGGAAGCCTTGAAAGCGGTAATAAATGATCAGACAGCTGCTGTAATCCTGGAACCTGTTCAAGGTGAAGGAGGAATAATTCCTGCAAATGAACAATACCTTCAAGGAGTAAGGAAACTTTGTGATGACAACAATGTCCTGCTTATTTTTGACGAAATTCAAACTGGGGTAGGACGCACAGGGAAAATGTTTGCCAAAGATCATTTTAATGTACAACCAGACATAATGACCTTGGCAAAGGGACTGGGCGGAGGAATGCCAGTCGGAGCTTTTCTGTGCAATGAAAAGGTAGGCAATGCCATAGACTATGGAGACCATGGTACTACTTTCGGAGGAAATCCTTTGGCTTCTGCGGCTGCATTGGCTACCCTTAAAGCTATTTTAGAAGAAGGATTGGTCGAAAGATCTCTTGAAAAAGGAGAGTGGATCATGAAAACGGTGAGGTCTTGGGCTTCAATCCACCCCATGATTAAAGAGGTGCGTGGTTTAGGAATGATGATTGGTATACAATTGGATAGACCGGCTGCCCCAATCGTGAAAGCACTTTTAGATGATGGCATCATTGTTAATGGGACAGCGGAATCGGTTATCCGTCTAGTTCCTCCTCTTAATATATCAGATGAAGACATTGAAAAAGTATTGGGTAAGTTGAAGTCATTAATAGAATTAACTGAGAAAAATGAGAAATCAAAGATATAA
- a CDS encoding alpha amylase C-terminal domain-containing protein, which translates to MKLKIVQEDPWLEDYKEEIYQRWVRFQLAYKELANDEKGLIEFASGHEYFGINFDINRQAWIYREWAPEAEALFLIGDFNNWDRSSHPLQMDQWGVWEIVLPYSEYKDRLVHKSLVKVHVVAVNGNMDRIPAYIRRVVQDEESKDFSGQIWAPEKPFIWTDKAFEPDFPIDGLLIYECHVGMGLEVEAVGTYLAFADEILPKIKNLGYNAIQLMAVMEHPYYGSFGYHVSSFFCPSSRFGTPEDLKYLVNKAHELGLAVIMDVVHSHAVQNVSEGLNAFDGSDHQYFHEGPRGYHEVWDSKLFDYGKWEVKRFLLSNLKYWLEEFHFDGFRFDGVTSMLYFHHGLTTFDHFEKYFHKDVDWDAIIYLQLANALIKEVKPSAISIAEDVSGMPGLCRLPAEGGVGFDYRLAMGVPDFFIKMLKEKKDEEWDILEFWKELSDRRYKEKTIAYAESHDQALVGDKSIAFWLMDKEMYFHMQVDDENIIIDRGIALHKLLRLFTIGLGGEGYLNFMGNEFGHPEWVDFPREGNNWSYQYARRQWSLAEDKKLKYQYLLNWDKAMIAVMKKYHVLCSPFADQVHADPENKVIVFTRGALLFAFSFNPQTAIADYKFRAPYMGQYRLVLNSDDKQFGGFGRIDNSMAYFTDQKQLLSIYMTNRTALVFEKFD; encoded by the coding sequence ATGAAATTGAAAATTGTTCAAGAGGACCCATGGTTAGAGGATTACAAAGAGGAAATTTACCAGAGATGGGTTAGGTTTCAATTGGCATATAAAGAGTTAGCAAACGATGAAAAAGGGCTAATTGAATTTGCTTCAGGGCACGAGTATTTCGGAATTAATTTTGACATTAACAGGCAAGCCTGGATTTATAGAGAATGGGCACCCGAGGCCGAGGCACTCTTTTTAATTGGAGATTTCAATAATTGGGATAGGTCTTCTCATCCACTGCAAATGGACCAATGGGGCGTTTGGGAAATAGTTTTACCCTATTCCGAATACAAGGATAGGTTGGTTCATAAGAGTTTAGTGAAAGTCCATGTTGTTGCTGTCAATGGCAATATGGATAGAATTCCAGCTTATATTCGTAGAGTGGTTCAGGATGAAGAAAGCAAAGACTTCTCCGGGCAAATATGGGCTCCAGAAAAGCCCTTTATATGGACAGATAAGGCTTTCGAACCAGACTTTCCAATAGATGGATTGTTGATTTACGAGTGCCATGTAGGGATGGGACTTGAAGTAGAGGCTGTAGGTACTTACCTTGCCTTTGCTGATGAAATTTTACCTAAAATTAAAAACCTGGGATACAATGCTATTCAATTAATGGCTGTAATGGAACATCCCTATTATGGTTCCTTTGGCTATCACGTTTCTAGTTTTTTCTGTCCTTCAAGTAGGTTTGGTACTCCAGAAGATTTAAAGTACTTGGTGAATAAAGCCCATGAACTTGGGTTAGCGGTTATAATGGACGTGGTACATTCACATGCAGTTCAAAATGTTTCTGAGGGTTTGAATGCTTTTGATGGATCAGATCACCAGTATTTTCATGAAGGACCCAGGGGATATCATGAGGTATGGGACTCCAAGTTGTTTGATTATGGAAAATGGGAGGTAAAGAGATTTTTACTTTCCAATTTAAAATATTGGTTAGAGGAATTCCATTTTGATGGGTTTAGGTTTGATGGGGTTACTTCCATGCTTTATTTTCACCATGGGCTAACTACATTTGATCATTTCGAAAAGTACTTCCATAAAGATGTGGATTGGGATGCCATAATCTATTTACAACTAGCCAATGCACTTATCAAAGAAGTTAAACCCTCAGCCATTTCCATTGCAGAGGATGTTAGTGGTATGCCCGGCTTGTGTAGATTACCAGCCGAAGGTGGGGTAGGATTTGATTATAGACTTGCCATGGGGGTTCCCGATTTTTTCATCAAAATGCTGAAAGAAAAGAAGGACGAGGAATGGGATATTCTTGAATTTTGGAAAGAATTAAGTGATCGCAGGTATAAAGAAAAAACCATAGCTTATGCGGAGTCGCATGATCAGGCGCTTGTAGGAGATAAGTCCATAGCCTTTTGGTTAATGGATAAGGAAATGTATTTCCATATGCAAGTCGACGATGAGAACATCATTATCGATCGTGGAATCGCCCTTCATAAGCTTTTAAGATTATTTACCATAGGCTTAGGAGGTGAGGGATACCTCAATTTTATGGGTAATGAGTTTGGCCACCCAGAATGGGTAGATTTCCCTAGAGAAGGCAATAATTGGAGTTATCAATACGCTAGAAGGCAATGGAGTCTTGCAGAGGATAAAAAGTTAAAATACCAGTACCTGCTAAATTGGGACAAAGCGATGATAGCAGTTATGAAAAAGTACCATGTATTATGCTCTCCTTTTGCAGATCAGGTACATGCTGACCCGGAAAATAAGGTGATTGTGTTTACCAGAGGAGCCTTGCTGTTTGCTTTTTCTTTCAATCCTCAGACTGCCATTGCAGATTATAAGTTTCGAGCGCCCTATATGGGACAATACAGGCTTGTACTCAATTCAGATGACAAGCAATTTGGTGGATTTGGGCGGATAGACAATAGCATGGCTTATTTCACTGATCAAAAGCAGCTTTTAAGCATTTATATGACCAATAGAACGGCTTTGGTTTTTGAAAAATTCGATTGA
- a CDS encoding PhzF family phenazine biosynthesis protein translates to MKPSIIAVFTSKKLGYKGNPAAVVLTKMPLETQDMQDQAAKLGMPATSFIYLDKEGKSNVRWFAPDAEIELCGHGAAAAGIFMSQYQKQSEITLHYKEGEIKLKVSDDNFGMVMETIPVIKPLSECPLPIKEGLGIPVLAIYETANKHLILTDSESSVKNMNPDFKRLRDSEIFGYAITAAADKVDFVSRTLVPHVGQLEDFATGSSHAMLVPFWANKLGKSEMVSDQLSERGGRFISTILGNKVLLSGEFEIH, encoded by the coding sequence ATGAAACCTTCCATAATTGCAGTCTTCACTTCAAAAAAATTGGGTTATAAAGGAAATCCTGCGGCCGTAGTGCTAACTAAAATGCCTCTTGAAACGCAGGATATGCAAGATCAGGCAGCTAAATTGGGCATGCCTGCTACTTCTTTTATTTACCTTGACAAAGAAGGGAAATCAAATGTAAGGTGGTTTGCTCCTGATGCTGAGATTGAGTTATGTGGGCATGGGGCCGCTGCTGCAGGGATATTTATGTCTCAATACCAAAAACAAAGTGAAATAACACTACATTATAAAGAAGGAGAAATTAAATTAAAGGTTTCAGATGATAATTTCGGTATGGTAATGGAAACTATACCAGTTATAAAGCCTCTCTCTGAATGTCCCCTTCCTATTAAAGAGGGATTAGGAATACCTGTTCTGGCCATATATGAAACGGCCAACAAGCACTTAATATTGACTGACTCTGAGTCTTCTGTAAAAAACATGAACCCTGATTTTAAGCGGTTAAGGGATTCAGAAATTTTTGGTTATGCCATTACTGCTGCTGCTGATAAGGTGGATTTTGTAAGCAGAACATTGGTCCCTCATGTTGGTCAACTGGAAGATTTTGCCACAGGTTCTTCGCATGCCATGTTGGTGCCATTTTGGGCAAATAAACTGGGTAAAAGTGAAATGGTCTCGGATCAATTGAGTGAAAGAGGAGGGCGATTTATTTCAACCATTTTAGGCAATAAGGTTTTGCTTTCTGGAGAGTTTGAGATTCATTAG